In Puntigrus tetrazona isolate hp1 chromosome 22, ASM1883169v1, whole genome shotgun sequence, one genomic interval encodes:
- the LOC122328148 gene encoding SLAM family member 5-like produces the protein MFHMFVLLCLCWWHPIGVFGESMSVTEGDSVTLYTDFTEIHEDDDVLWKFGAEDSLIAEISREDRIFSTFNVPDGRFRDRLKLDNQTGSLTIMNISTQHAGVYELQLSGDTSSSKTFSVSVYASLPTPNIRRDVLQNLSSSSSSQQNCSLLCSAVNVGHVTLSWYKGNSLLSSISVSDLNISLSLPLEVEYQDKNTYSCVINNPIRNQTTHLDFSTLCPGVSAVKLIYLAGLKNKLVHLSLCHQTVRIIFSITDQGVPLLYMISAAGSLLIVAAVVTCCICKKCRKKGQKLINLL, from the exons ATGTTTCAcatgtttgttttgctctgCTTGTGCTGGTGGCATCCGATTG GTGTGTTCGGTGAGTCGATGTCAGTGACGGAGGGAGATTCTGTCACTTTATACACCGATTTCACTGAGATACATGAAGACGATGACGTACTGTGGAAATTTGGAGCTGAAGACTCACTCATAGCTGAAATCAGCAGAGAGGACCGAATCTTCTCCACATTTAATGTTCCTgacgggagattcagagacagactgaagctggacaatcaaactggatctctgaccatcatgaacatctCGACTCAACACGCTGGAGTTTATGAATTACAGCTAAGTGGAGATACGTCgtcatcaaaaacatttagtgtTTCTGTCTATG CTTCTTTGCCCACTCCTAACATTAGAAGAGATGTTTTACAAAAtctttcatcatcatcttcatcacagCAGAATTGTTCATTGTTGTGTTCGGCGGTGAACgtgggtcatgtgactctctcctggtacaaaggaaacagtttattgtccagcatcagtgtgtctgatctcaacatcagtctctctctacctctggaggtggaatatcaggataaaaacacctacagctgtgtgatcaacaaccccatcagaaaccagaccacacatctgGACTTCAGCACactttgtccaggtgtgtcAGCAGTGAAATTGATTTACTTAGCTGGTCTCAAAAATAAACTTGTTCATCTCAGTCTTTGTCATCAGACTGTCAGAATCATTTTCTCGATTACAGATCAAGGCGTACCCTTATTGTACATGATCTCTGCTGCTGGATCTCTGTTGATTGTGGCTGCGGTCGTGACGTGCTGCATCTGcaagaaatgtagaaaaaaaggTCAGAAACTCATTAACCTCCTTTGA
- the LOC122327340 gene encoding uncharacterized protein LOC122327340 isoform X2, giving the protein MTTVKMDYFWSAVILLVTGASAVKIDGVSVSLMEGDTITLHTGVTETEGKKMQWYYNGTRIARITGDPNKTCTDVQCMERNRRFRGRLYLDHQTGSLTIRNITSTDSGEYKLQIIIPSISSTDKIFNVIINGHSAAEREEMRRKSVKEGGSVTLDPGVIKTPNDLMRWHFNDIPVNEIPGYLSRSCADVQCKDADERLRDRLEVNQTGSLTITNTRTTDSGLYKLQINGSGFSIMRTFSVNVTAVPDSGQSTVVVAGICAGVGLLVCAAAAAAVICYCRRQNKGNRKQHNGIELTSHNCSNPNSDIIDRTTPNQNDPQDTTDGTSHPEKAPLMEAIKGISPSLNGLQFKDTTDGTSPTQTDPQLEDTTDGTSPTQTDPQLEDTTDGTSPTQTDLRLKITTDGTSPTQTDPQLKDTTDGASPTQTDTQLKDTTDGASPTQTDTQLKDTTDGTSHHEKVPLMDAMKGKSPSLNGPQFKDTTDRTSHTHNDPQFEDITDGTSDIEFIDA; this is encoded by the exons ATGACAACGGTGAAAATGGATTATTTTTGGTCGGCAGTGATTTTGCTCGTGACTG gtgCATCTGCGGTGAAGATAGATGGGGTATCAGTGTCATTGATGGAAGGAGATACGATCACTCTACACACTGGTGTTACTGAAACCGAAGGCAAAAAAATGCAGTGGTATTATAATGGCACTCGCATTGCTCGAATCACTGGAGATCCCAATAAGACCTGCACAGATGTTCAGTGTATGGAAAGAAATCGGAGATTCAGAGGCAGACTGTATCTGGATCaccagactggatctctgaccatcagaaaCATCACAAGCACAGACTCTGGAGAATATAAACTACAGATCATCATCCCCAGCATCAGCAGCACTGACAAGATCTTCAATGTCATCATTAATg GTCATTCTGCTGCTGAAAGAGAGGAAATGAGGAGAAAGTCGGTTAAGGAGGGGGGATCCGTTACTTTGGATCCTGGTGTGATAAAAACCCCTAACGATTTGATGAGGTGGCATTTTAATGACATTCCCGTCAATGAAATCCCTGGATATCTGAGTAGGAGCTGTGCAGATGTTCAGTGTAAAGATGCTGATGAGAGATTGAGAGACAGACTGGAGGTGAATCAGaccggatctctgaccatcacgaaCACCCgaaccacagactctggactCTACAAACTACAGATCAACGGCAGCGGATTCAGCATCATGAGGACATTCAGTGTTAATGTCACTG CTGTTCCAGATTCAGGTCAGTCTACAGTTGTTGTAGCAGGAATATGTGCAGGTGTTGGTCTGCTGGTGTgtgcagctgctgctgctgctgtgatTTGCTATTGCCGCAgacaaaataaag GCAACAGGAAGCAGCACAATGGTATAGAATTGACATCCCATAATTGCAGTAACCCTAATTCGGACATTATTGACAGGACAACTCCTAATCAAAATGACCCTCAGGACACTACTGATGGGACGTCCCATCCTGAGAAAGCCCCATTAATGGAAGCCATAAAAGGAATATCCCCTAGTCTCAATGGCCTTCAGTTTAAG GACACTACCGATGGGACGTCCCCTACACAAACTGACCCTCAGTTGGAGGACACTACCGATGGGACGTCCCCTACACAAACTGACCCTCAGTTGGAGGACACTACCGATGGGACGTCCCCTACACAAACTGACCTTCGGTTGAAGATCACTACTGATGGGACGTCCCCTACACAAACTGACCCTCAGTTGAAGGACACTACCGATGGGGCGTCCCCTACACAAACTGACACTCAGTTGAAGGACACTACCGATGGGGCGTCCCCTACACAAACTGACACTCAGTTGAAGGACACTACTGATGGGACGTCCCATCATGAGAAAGTCCCATTAATGGACGCCATGAA
- the LOC122327340 gene encoding uncharacterized protein LOC122327340 isoform X1 — protein MTTVKMDYFWSAVILLVTGASAVKIDGVSVSLMEGDTITLHTGVTETEGKKMQWYYNGTRIARITGDPNKTCTDVQCMERNRRFRGRLYLDHQTGSLTIRNITSTDSGEYKLQIIIPSISSTDKIFNVIINGHSAAEREEMRRKSVKEGGSVTLDPGVIKTPNDLMRWHFNDIPVNEIPGYLSRSCADVQCKDADERLRDRLEVNQTGSLTITNTRTTDSGLYKLQINGSGFSIMRTFSVNVTAVPDSGQSTVVVAGICAGVGLLVCAAAAAAVICYCRRQNKGNRKQHNGIELTSHNCSNPNSDIIDRTTPNQNDPQDTTDGTSHPEKAPLMEAIKGISPSLNGLQFKDTTDGTSPTQTDLRLKVTTDGTSPTQTDPQLKDTTDGASPTQTDPQLKDTTDGASPTQTDTQLKDTTDGTSPTQTDPQLEDTTDGTSPTQTDPQLEDTTDGTSPTQTDLRLKITTDGTSPTQTDPQLKDTTDGASPTQTDTQLKDTTDGASPTQTDTQLKDTTDGTSHHEKVPLMDAMKGKSPSLNGPQFKDTTDRTSHTHNDPQFEDITDGTSDIEFIDA, from the exons ATGACAACGGTGAAAATGGATTATTTTTGGTCGGCAGTGATTTTGCTCGTGACTG gtgCATCTGCGGTGAAGATAGATGGGGTATCAGTGTCATTGATGGAAGGAGATACGATCACTCTACACACTGGTGTTACTGAAACCGAAGGCAAAAAAATGCAGTGGTATTATAATGGCACTCGCATTGCTCGAATCACTGGAGATCCCAATAAGACCTGCACAGATGTTCAGTGTATGGAAAGAAATCGGAGATTCAGAGGCAGACTGTATCTGGATCaccagactggatctctgaccatcagaaaCATCACAAGCACAGACTCTGGAGAATATAAACTACAGATCATCATCCCCAGCATCAGCAGCACTGACAAGATCTTCAATGTCATCATTAATg GTCATTCTGCTGCTGAAAGAGAGGAAATGAGGAGAAAGTCGGTTAAGGAGGGGGGATCCGTTACTTTGGATCCTGGTGTGATAAAAACCCCTAACGATTTGATGAGGTGGCATTTTAATGACATTCCCGTCAATGAAATCCCTGGATATCTGAGTAGGAGCTGTGCAGATGTTCAGTGTAAAGATGCTGATGAGAGATTGAGAGACAGACTGGAGGTGAATCAGaccggatctctgaccatcacgaaCACCCgaaccacagactctggactCTACAAACTACAGATCAACGGCAGCGGATTCAGCATCATGAGGACATTCAGTGTTAATGTCACTG CTGTTCCAGATTCAGGTCAGTCTACAGTTGTTGTAGCAGGAATATGTGCAGGTGTTGGTCTGCTGGTGTgtgcagctgctgctgctgctgtgatTTGCTATTGCCGCAgacaaaataaag GCAACAGGAAGCAGCACAATGGTATAGAATTGACATCCCATAATTGCAGTAACCCTAATTCGGACATTATTGACAGGACAACTCCTAATCAAAATGACCCTCAGGACACTACTGATGGGACGTCCCATCCTGAGAAAGCCCCATTAATGGAAGCCATAAAAGGAATATCCCCTAGTCTCAATGGCCTTCAGTTTAAGGACACTACCGATGGGACGTCCCCTACACAAACTGACCTTCGGTTGAAGGTCACTACTGATGGGACGTCCCCTACACAAACTGACCCTCAATTGAAGGACACTACCGATGGGGCGTCCCCTACACAAACTGACCCTCAGTTGAAGGACACTACCGATGGGGCGTCCCCTACACAAACTGACACTCAGTTGAAGGACACTACCGATGGGACGTCCCCTACACAAACTGACCCTCAGTTGGAGGACACTACCGATGGGACGTCCCCTACACAAACTGACCCTCAGTTGGAGGACACTACCGATGGGACGTCCCCTACACAAACTGACCTTCGGTTGAAGATCACTACTGATGGGACGTCCCCTACACAAACTGACCCTCAGTTGAAGGACACTACCGATGGGGCGTCCCCTACACAAACTGACACTCAGTTGAAGGACACTACCGATGGGGCGTCCCCTACACAAACTGACACTCAGTTGAAGGACACTACTGATGGGACGTCCCATCATGAGAAAGTCCCATTAATGGACGCCATGAA